The DNA window CGCCGCCAAGGAGGTCGCGGCCGCGGGTGACCCGAGTGTAGCCGCGCTGGCGGGCCGCCCCGCAGCGACGCGGTACGGGCTGGTGCTGCTCGCCGAGGAGGTGGAGGATCGGCGCGACAACCAGACGCGCTTCCTGGTGGTGAGCAGGCGGGACGGCGGCGCAAGGCCGGAGCGGTGGAGGGGCCCCTGCAAGACAGCGTTGCTGGTCGAGACGGACAATCGTCCGGGTGCGCTCGTCCAGGTGCTGCTGCCGTTCGCAAACCGCGAGATCAACCTGTCCAAGCTCGAGTCCCGCCCCGGCGCCGAGCCATGGACGTACCGGTTTTTCGTCGAGCTGGAGACGGACGTGGCCGCGCCGGAGGCCCGAGAAGCCATCGAAGAAGTGGCACGGCGCGCCTCTTCGCTGCAGGTGCTGGGCAGCTACCCGCGATGGCAGGGGACGTGAATCTGCCTGGTGCGCCAGGTCAGGAAGGCGCTGGCGGCGCCGCGCCCGCCCAACCCGAGGCCACGCGCCTGGAAGAATTGAGGCAGCAGATCGCGGCGCTGGACGAGCAACTGATTCGTATTCTCGGCCAGAGGCTGGCACTGGCCGCGGAGATCGGAGAAGTCAAGCGCCGCCTCGGACTGCCCGTGCTGGACCCGGCGCGCGAAGCGGAAGTCGTGCGGCGCGCCGCAGCCGCCGCGCGGGACCAGGGCGTGGACCCCGAGCTCGTGCGCGACGTGCTCTGGCGGCTGATCGCCCAATCGCGCGGGATCCAGGATCACGACCCGCCGCTCACCCGCTCGAGCTAGCTTCGCGGCCAGAAGAGCGTGGCCACCCAGCGCAGCGCAGTGTAGGGCTCGATGTCCCCGCGCCGCACGGGCAGCGTGCGCGCCCGTTCCGGTTCCTTCTTCTCCACCATCGCGCCGCCTCCCTCCGCCGTCTCGCCACCACCTGAATCCGCGGATTCGCAGGAACGGGGCCAAAGCAGCCCAGAGTGGCGGCGAAAAAAGAAGCCCCGACCAGGTCGGTCGGGGCCGTGCGCCAGAGCCGGGTGCGCGGATCAGGCCGTGGTCACGCGATTGGGTCGACCGAAATCCACTGCCGCTCCCTGCCCCGGCGCTCGAACTTCACTACCCCATCGATCAGGGCAAACAGCGTGTCGTCCCGGCCCCGGCCTACATTCCGGCCCGGATGGAACTTGGTCCCGCGCTGCCGCACCAGGATGTTGCCGGCCAGGACACGCTGGCCACCAAAGCGCTTCACACCCAACCGCTGCGCATTCGAGTCCCGGCCGTTCCGGCTCGAGCCTACGCCCTTCTTGTGCGCCATACCGACCTCCTCAGCCGAGCCGGATCTCGCCGATCCGGACATCGGTGTACTTCTGCCGATGCCCCTGCTTGCGGCGGTAGTTCTTGCGCCGCTTCCACTTGAATACGATCACCTTCTCGCCCAGGCCATGCGCCACGACCTCGCCCACCACCGAGGCGCCGCCCACCTTGGGCGCGCCGACCTGGACGCCGTCGTCGGCCGAGGCCAGCAGCACATCCTCGAAGGTCACCGTCGCGCCGACGTCGGCCGCCAGCGCCGGGATCCGGATCATCATGCCTGGTTCAGCACGGAACTGCTTGCCGCCGCTGCGTATGATCGCGTACATGGTCCCTTGCGTAATTGATCAACCGCCAAGCTTTGAAAGATTGCCCGTGTCGAGCGTGCTGTCAAGCGGACCCCAGGCGCCGAACCCCAGGTGCCAGGGCGACCGCAGGCGGTGCCCGCAGGCGGCGACCCCCGGCGGGCGCGGCAGCGTGGCGGGGTGGTGCGCGTTGCCCGCATGGGCCTCCACCTTCGAGGGGGTCGGGGCCACTATGCGGATGCGGGAGCGGGGGCGGTGCCGGCTGCGCCTGCGGGTGTCGTTCTGACCGCCTCACCCCAGTGCGTACTTTGCCGTGACGTCGGCATCGGCGGGCCCGGCGAGGAGCCGGAACGCGTCCTGGCGCATGAGCGGGTCATCGCGGATGTCCAGGTCGAGCCGGAACTCGGACTGGAGCCGTCGCAGGAAGTTGGGCTCTTCCTCCAGGATGTGGAGGGCCACCTGGGGGTGAACACGGATGGTGACGTGCTTCTCGGCGCGCTCGGCGGCCACGCGGCGGATGGCGCGTTCAATACGCCGCACGACGGTCTCGGGCGTGAACACGCGGCCCGTGCCGCCGCAGTCCGTGCAGGGCTCGGTGAGGGATTGGAAGAGGGAGGGTCGGACGCGCTGGCGGGTCATCTCGACCAGCCCGAGCTCGGAGACCTGGAAGGCGCGGGTGCGCGCGCGGTCCCGGCTCAAGTAGCTGCGCAGTTCCTGGAGCACACGGTCCTGATTGGCGCGGGACTCCATGTCAATGAAGTCACAGACGATGATGCCGCCAATGTCACGCAGCCGGAGCTGGCGTGCGATTTCGCGGGCCGCGTCCAGGTTAGTCCGCAGGATAGTCTTTTCCGGGTCCCGTTTCCCGGTGTAG is part of the Gemmatimonadota bacterium genome and encodes:
- a CDS encoding prephenate dehydratase; translated protein: MSRAQREAAAPAPRVAFQGELGAFSEEAVRLYFGGVVEPVPRREFREVGEAVVSGAVEYGLLPIENTVAGSVVASYDVLGAGELEVVGEVIAPIHHCVLGLPGSSLERLRRILSHPVALAQCSRFLLQHPTIEAVAVYDTAGAAKEVAAAGDPSVAALAGRPAATRYGLVLLAEEVEDRRDNQTRFLVVSRRDGGARPERWRGPCKTALLVETDNRPGALVQVLLPFANREINLSKLESRPGAEPWTYRFFVELETDVAAPEAREAIEEVARRASSLQVLGSYPRWQGT
- a CDS encoding chorismate mutase, which codes for MNLPGAPGQEGAGGAAPAQPEATRLEELRQQIAALDEQLIRILGQRLALAAEIGEVKRRLGLPVLDPAREAEVVRRAAAAARDQGVDPELVRDVLWRLIAQSRGIQDHDPPLTRSS
- the rpmA gene encoding 50S ribosomal protein L27; this translates as MAHKKGVGSSRNGRDSNAQRLGVKRFGGQRVLAGNILVRQRGTKFHPGRNVGRGRDDTLFALIDGVVKFERRGRERQWISVDPIA
- the rplU gene encoding 50S ribosomal protein L21 produces the protein MYAIIRSGGKQFRAEPGMMIRIPALAADVGATVTFEDVLLASADDGVQVGAPKVGGASVVGEVVAHGLGEKVIVFKWKRRKNYRRKQGHRQKYTDVRIGEIRLG